From the genome of Leptospira koniambonensis:
CGAGCAAGATAGTTATCTAGCTCAGAGATCCAAGTTTTATTTAGTAAAAAAGGAAATTTATCGACATTCTAAATTTTTGATCTTGGGAAATAACTATACTCAAATTAAGTTTTTTGAAATTGTTTTATAATTAAGAAAGTTTATGAACACTTATTTTTCACTTAATCATAATGAAGGGAGAAGATAGATGAAAATTGTTTGGGTCATTCTATTTAGCTTGGTTGGTTTTATAGTTTTACTTGTGCTTTCTGGATATTTGTTTCCAAAAGATCATACTGCAAGTTTGGAGAAAGATTTTTCTTCTTCTCCAGAAAGTATATACAGGATCATTCGTAATATTAGTGAGTATAAAAATTGGAGGAGTGGACTGAGAACTGTGGATATTGAATCTGAAACAATTTGGACAGAATCAGATTTACACGGGAATAATATTCGTTTTGGAATTATAGAAGAACGTTCTCCGAATTATTTAAAGACTAAAATTCTAAGCGAAGATCTTCCTTTCGGTGGAGGTTGGGAATTTGAAGTTATTCCGAATGGTCCAAACACTAAATTGAAAATTACTGAAAAAGGTTTTGTAACGAATCCTCTGTTTAGAGTTCTTTCTAAGTTTGTGTTCGGTCATGACGCAACCATGAAAACTTATTTAGAAGATCTGAGTAAGATCTTAGAAGCGTCGGAGAAGTGAAAGTAAAGAGGTAAG
Proteins encoded in this window:
- a CDS encoding LIC10604 family protein; amino-acid sequence: MKIVWVILFSLVGFIVLLVLSGYLFPKDHTASLEKDFSSSPESIYRIIRNISEYKNWRSGLRTVDIESETIWTESDLHGNNIRFGIIEERSPNYLKTKILSEDLPFGGGWEFEVIPNGPNTKLKITEKGFVTNPLFRVLSKFVFGHDATMKTYLEDLSKILEASEK